A window from Dunckerocampus dactyliophorus isolate RoL2022-P2 chromosome 15, RoL_Ddac_1.1, whole genome shotgun sequence encodes these proteins:
- the LOC129194990 gene encoding GATA zinc finger domain-containing protein 14-like: MRQQQMEQQLNWRHLMEEPQAHNKCSDEHSGKRSHKCGSNKWSNKCSDEHSGKRSNKWSNKCSDERGDKRSHKCGSNKWSNKCSDEHSGKRSNKWSNKCSDERGDKRSHKCGSNKWSNKCSDERGDKRSHKCGSNKCSDEHSGKCSHKCGSNKWSNKCSDKCGSNKWSNKCSDERGDKRSHKCGSNKWSNKCSDERADKRSHKCGSNKWSNKCSDKCGSNKCSDERGDKRSHKCSHKCGSNKWSNKCSDEHSGKRSNKWSNKCSDERGDKRSHKCGSNKWSNKCSDEHGDKRSHKCGSNKWSNKCSDEHGNKCSSNKWSTKCRDKHGDKCNHENSSCGYTGSDKKTNDSSGNNTSQNHRHSYNHNNKKSIVSISSEYIYQRLAQPIVTGFHNKSDNDKKSASSFIPNRIPFHVPAADYCGIQKRLGHQ, from the exons ATGCGGCAGCAACAAATGGAGCAACAACTGAATTGGCGACACCTGATGGAAGAGCCACAAGCGCA caaCAAATGCAGCGACGAACACAGCGGCAAACGCAGCCACAAATGCGGCAGCAACAAATGGAGCAACAAATGCAGCGACGAACACAGCGGCAAACGCAGCAACAAATGGAGTAACAAATGCAGCGACGAACGCGGCGACAAACGCAGCCACAAATGCGGCAGCAACAAATGGAGCAACAAATGCAGCGACGAACACAGCGGCAAACGCAGCAACAAATGGAGTAACAAATGCAGCGACGAACGCGGCGACAAACGCAGCCACAAATGCGGCAGCAACAAATGGAGCAACAAATGCAGCGACGAACGCGGCGACAAACGCAGCCACAAATGCGGCAGCAACAAATGCAGTGACGAACACAGCGGCAAATGCAGCCACAAATGCGGCAGCAACAAATGGAGCAACAAATGCAGCGACAAATGCGGCAGCAACAAATGGAGCAACAAATGCAGCGACGAACGCGGCGACAAACGCAGCCACAAATGCGGCAGCAACAAATGGAGCAACAAATGCAGTGACGAACGCGCCGACAAACGCAGCCACAAATGCGGCAGCAACAAATGGAGCAACAAATGCAGCGACAAATGCGGCAGCAACAAATGCAGCGACGAACGCGGCGACAAACGCAGCCACAAGTGCAGCCACAAATGCGGCAGCAACAAATGGAGCAACAAATGCAGCGACGAACACAGCGGCAAACGCAGCAACAAATGGAGTAACAAATGCAGCGACGAACGCGGCGACAAACGCAGCCACAAATGCGGCAGCAACAAATGGAGCAACAAATGCAGCGACGAACACGGCGACAAACGCAGCCACAAATGCGGCAGCAACAAATGGAGCAACAAATGCAGTGACGAACACGGCAACAAATGCAGCAGCAACAAATGGAGTACCAAATGTCGTGACAAACACGGCGACAAATGCAACCACGAGAatagcagctgtggctacacCGGCAGTGACAAGAAAACCAACGACAGCTCAGGAAACAACACAAGTCAGAACCACCGCCACAGTTACAATCATAATAACAAGAAGAGTATCGTTTCGATCTCTTCAGAGTACATTTACCAGCGACTTGCTCAACCAATCGTCACCGGCTTTCATAACAAGAGCGACAATGATAAGAAGTCAG CTTCATCCTTTATTCCAAATCGAATTCCCTTCCACGTTCCGGCAGCTGATTATTGTGGCATTCAG aAACGGCTCGGTCATCAATGA